AATATTGTATTTTTACCTGAAAAATAGGCGCACTTGTCCTAGAAAGGATTGCCAGCGTAATTCGCAGAAATGCGTGTTGCAAGTTTCTTCTGcgtgtttttttgtctctttcatttctctttctctttctctatcatcgtCTTCTTTTATACATTCTCAAAGAAGGTAAGAATAACCTAAACACTTTTCTCATATACAGGAAATTATGTGACCAGGTGATGTCAACACTGACAGTATCTAATGGCACGATAGAACGAAAGATCTTAGATGCTCCCGTGCAGTTGGCGGAAATGGCTGCCAACATGGAGGTGGAAGACGAGGCCATCAAGTCAGTCTGGTCAAGAGAACGGGATGACACATTGGTTggttgcaagattttttttctttttctttttcttttttttatgtatcttatcacgtcatatttatttttccttgtaaAGATTTTTTTGAGGCCCTGTTTTAAATGGGAGTGTGCTTATCGAAGCATGTTTGTGCTTTTGGGTAGTCTTCTTTCCCTtgcttttgctttcatttttctcaGTAGCTAACAAACACTTATTTCACAAATCTCGATTTCATTCTCAATAGTTAATGTGCAGGGCGCTGATAAgcacatatattgcatatgtagaaaaggtatgaatgagaatgaatatcttcacaattaaagagatatatttgaaaccggttaaatacattgcttgtattatgatgatattcattctcattcataccttttctacatctgtcaacatgaatatggttcatcacGCATATGTTATTCAATCACTGAACATGTCAACAAGCAATTTCTTGATTTTACCGAGAGCAAGTGTAAGCATAATTCCTTTCTTGAAGCTGCCTCCTACTTGGTAGATGTGTTTCAGACATTTTTATCAGAAGCAAGTTAGATCCTTTCTGGTAGTAATTACCTTCGAATCGGCATCCAGGTTCTGTTGTATGTATGTCATTCACACATTATCAGGGCTAATGAAGACTCAATCTTTCCAGAAAGTTGACCAGAAGAAATTAGACAAAGCCGAAgccaaattaaaagaaaagaaggaaaagagagtaaaTGCGGATAAGAAGGAACAAGCTCCTATTATTATGGAAATGGCAACAGCATCACAGGTGAGGTCGTTGTTACAGATTTCTTTAGTCAGGTCTGATTAAACTAAATCATGTTTGATTCTGTGTATTTATGAATTACTTGATCATTACTTTGTCATTTTGTTCTTGGCACTGACATGTCACTCAGGTTTGAGATACTTTAAATTCCTCAGATAGTCAAAAAGTAGACCCATTGCCTTGTTTttaggaaaagttttttttttttttttatgctagtattagtgctgttattatctttattggcattctgttaacccactaacgacgggtgtccAACATACGAGACACCCGAGAAAATAAACTTTGGCGGGCGTCCCTctagtgtgacgctgtatcggggcgcGTGCTTCGATGCATCAGTGGGCCGCAGCCGGCCGGCGGACAGAGTCTGGGGCAGCtctgcccgccgattttgtagccgcccggaatcttttatttttggcatCAAAAAAATACCAGCATTAATGGGTTAATGTCATTAATTATGGGAAACATTAAGatttattataattgtgataatgaggaTTCTCACAGTGAAAGTATTGGGCAATGAAGAAAATTTCATTTTGCAGGTCGTAAGCAAAAAAGACAGAGCACTGGATGCCAAGGGTAGCTGTAATACAAAGGACATCAGAATAGAAAGTTTCGATGTAGCATATGGAGAAAAGTATGTATTTGCTGTTGCAGTGTGTGGATAGATGTATGATTTAGAGATGTAGTTTAATTCTAGATGAAGCctttagtctttttctttttctttctttctttttctttcttccttttattcttttattctttcaagCATATGTTGAAATACAATTGTCTTTGCTTCAGAATCTTTGGTAATAGGTATTGaaacctccttttttttcttcacatatgTTAATGTTTGATCATCTAGAAGCTATACTATAGTTACATTGTGATTTAGAGAgtttttaattactattacatATAAGCAgtcctacccttcctctttatATAGGGTTGGTTATTCATAATGTGTTTTGTGTTATTGCAGAGTGCTTATTCAAAATGCAACAATTTCTTTAGCCTTCGGAAGACGATATGCGCTAGTGGGCAGGAACGGTCTTGGGAAAACTACTCTTTTACGGATGATTGCAAGGTAAGTCGTCTTTGATTtaatcttatatcatatatttgtactTAGGTGTAAATTCATTTCAGAGGCTGATTTTTGCGTGTGTGATCATTTGAATCACTAACAAGCTTTGTCACACTAGtacctcattttttctttataatttactATACATACATTAGCATTCATACTTGTTTTTTCTCATTGTCCTTAAAATGTTTGCAGTTTATTTAATCTGTTCCTTATTCCAGTGATATCAGCACATCCAGTTTTCTctgtattcttctcttttcttcaatcttatttcttctttttttgttctgaTAAGATCACCCCTTATTCTTACTTTCACACAGTCGGACTTTGCGCATTCCTGGGCACATCTCGGTGTTACATGTCGAACAAGAAGTGGTTGGTGATGACACCTTAGCAATAGAGAGTGTACTTGAATGCGATACGCAACGTAAGAATCTtctagacaaagagaaagaactgCAGACGAGAATAGCAAATGGGTaagatattttttgtctttttttttctatctctctctttctcattcttcctcttcttctccttttcttctttcttttttttctttttcttcctattctttttcttcttctactactactattactacttttattcatggtctttatcatgattttcttctcctttttgtcttaCCATCTTTTTtgcaattcttttttcttcttctttgtcttcttcttcaacgtcctcctcctcgtcattgttattgaagttcttttcctgtttttcttctcccttttatctgtTGCAGCTACTGATGATTCATCAAGTTAAAGGAATATTTTAAACTTACCACTGGATtaccatatttattttattaggaAGTTTCTCTTTTGTGATTGAGAGTAACAACAATATGTGTAAGCCTTTGATTTTTAATCCTGTAGGggtcttctttttttacattactgAATGAAGCTGATATTTCCAGTAGATAAAGGTAAAACAAGGCTTTAGCCATACTATTGAGGGCCTGTAGCTCCACAACAGCCGCAACATCCCAGCTTTAGCGCTCAGTTCATTATGGCAAGATTAACTGTAGACTGTCAATAAAAGGTTAAGAAACAAACCTGAAACATCCTTTTCATTGCCAATTCTCTTCATCGTCACTCTTTAGGGACTCCGACGATACCCTGTCCTCCCAGCTGTCAGAAGTATATGCTGAGCTACAGGCCATTGAGGCAGACAAGGCCCCAGCCAAGGCCAGTGTCATCCTGAATGGTTTGGGTTTCAACCCTGAAATGCAGACGAGGAAGACCCGTGAATTCTCTGGCGGTTGGAGAATGAGGATTGCTCTCGCTAGGGCACTGTTCACGCAGTAAGTATTTTCAGAGGATGTTAGAGGACAAGAAATAATTAGTAGATGTTATTGGAAGACAAAGAGTTGATTATTGGACATTGTTGGAGAACAGTGATTAATCATCGGACATTATTGGAGGACTAGAATTCATTATTGGAAGATATGAAATGTTTGGGGAATTGCTTTGAATTGGTCATGTTTCAAACCACTTTTATTCcattctgtcattctttctttgtctttttatggaAGCACAAGAAATATTCTAATATTCTGATCTGAAATTAAggtatattttttatgaattgtgCAGATTTTCAGCTAATGTGCTACTTTACTTGAAACTGTTATGTATTTACTCTAAtgctcaatatttttttcttggagcTCATTCTTATTGCTTATCTCGACAGACCAGACCTGCTGTTGCTTGATGAGCCGACAAACATGTTGGATATGAAGGCCATTATATGGCTTGAGAACTACTTATTAACCTGGCCGACAACGCTCCTTGTAGTCTCCCACGACAGGCATTTCTTAGATATGGTTCCGACAGATGTTTTACACCTCCACTCGCAGGCCATAGACAGTTATAAGTAAGTATAAATACAATGTTCTGTCTTATCTCCTTTCTCACAAGCCGGTTCTTCTCTACTGATGAGCCTTTGATAGTCATTCTCGTAGTCCTTAAAGTATTTATCATGCTtatgttctttccttttattctttaatcatatgtaatatttctttctttccttcatgctATTCCTtgtatttcataatatatatgtgtgtgtttgtatgtgtgtgtgtttgtgtttgtatttgtttatgtagttAGTTagttgtgcatgtatatgtggggAGAGATTATCATAAATTCAATCTTTAttagctttattttattttcatcgaagatgatttattttattttattggtaCCCTTATTTatcctcatctctttcctccttcccaggGGCAATTATGAGAACTTTTCCACGACAAGGGAGGAGAGACACAAGAACATGCAGAGAGAGTACGAAGCCCAGTCGCAGTTCCGGCAGCACGTCCAGGAGTTCATTGACAAGTTCCGATACAATGCCAAGCGAGCATCACTGGTCCAGTCAAAAATTAAAATGCTGGAAAAGCTGTAAGTGTTTGTCTGATCGGTTCTTTTGTGTTGAATATGTTTATttgaaaagattttttaaaacatCTGCATATCATAAAGAAATTTGAGATAGTGTGGTTTGTCATTTCGGACACGTGGTTATGGAAAGGGCTTATtctattatatagaaatatataaaaaaaaattataatgtgcAGTAATTCTTTATAAGTCACTTTTAAAGAGGAGTTCTGTGATTTAAAAGAATATGTTTATACTTGAACTCTGTGCCATTGAgctgtttttgtaattatttccttttttttttttttcttttcttttttttctttatccaatttttttcattatttccttctttcttatatttAGCCCAGAACTGAAGCCTGTAGAAAAAGAAACAATTGTAACGCTAAGGTTCCCAGAGGCAGAGAAGCTGAATTCCCCAATCCTGCAATTAGACGAAGTAGAGTTCTCTTACAAAAAGGACGTAGTCATTTTCAGCAAAGTCAACCTTTCCGCTGCCATGGATTCGAGAATATGTATTGTGAGTAGAGAGTTTTTGGGTTAAAAAGAGTGTATAGGTTTCTGATTTGCAATTTGGAATGCAGTTTCTTTTAATATAATCTGTTACTTCtatttaatgatgatataaatatcttGAGTTACTTTTGCGTAGTCAAGAATGTTAATAAGGGGTGCAATTACTATATTAAGGGTGGTATTGGTATGTGTAAAGCCTTATTGGTGTGGTCTTTTTTATACCTGGGAAGCTAAAATATGTAATACCTGTAATACCTGTAAAACCAAAGATTAATGTATTCATAGTTAATGTAGATGATTATGCCAAAATACACTGAATGATAGACCTTCATGAAATAAAGTTAGAATATAAAGATTGATGTGAAAATTATATAATTGTTTGGAAAATGATAACCAGAATAGTTATATGTAAATTACAGGATTATTGCCAAGATTATTATGCATTTCCAacactcttttttctgtctgcatATCTATTTCAATGTGATCTTTTCCAGGTTGGTGAAAATGGTACAGGAAAAACAACTTTGCTTAAGATTTTGCTCGGGGATTTGTCTCCCACAAAGGGACACAGGTTCTGTAATAGGTAAGTCATTTTTTatacttctcttcccttttttcttccttttctccacttcctcctcctcctcctcctcctcctcctcctctctttctttctttgacattttctctttctttctgattcctATCACATTCCTTGTGTGTGTTTCCTACATTATTCTCTCACTAATCCCAcatgtaaaatatttattttacagGGAATCCAACCAACaattcttcatcattttcctccttgTTCCTCCATTCtgatcttctttttcttgttcctcctaaTCGTTCTCCACATCCACATCATCCTCCTGCTCATGCTCAAATTCTTCAATAGCAGTGAAGAGTTATTACTTGCTGAAAGATAAGAAACTATGAACAGATACTTCACTTCATACTAAACAAAACCTGATGTCTTGCAGATCATTAAGAATAGGCTACTTCACCCAGCATCACGTGGACCAATTGGATATGCGATTATGTCCTGTTGAACTTCTTCAGAGCAAATACACAGGTAAAGGAGATGAATTGAATAGCCCAGTCGTTGTGTTAGTGTAtgcgttagttttttttttttttttttttttttttttgggggggggggggtcatagaaGATAACATGTTGAAGATTTATTTATACCAAAGTTTTAAAAAGGGGGATGTGAGGGTAAATGATTTTACAAGGGAagatttactgttatttttttcttcagagattttacatttttctttttctttttttctttttccaggaAAACCTGTTGAGGAGTATCGCCGTCAGCTTGGTGCTTTTGGCGTTAGTGGAGATTTGGCTGTGCAGCAACTGGCCAGTCTGTCAGGAGGTCAAAAGTCCAGAGTGGCCTTCTCACTGATTTGCATGGGCAATCCCAACTTCTTCATTCTTGACGAACCGACCAATCACTTAGATATTGAGACGATCGAAGCGTTGGGGAAGGCAATACAGAAGTTTAAGGtacgtttgtttctctttctcttggtctctgcctctccttcattAGTGAGTTTTTTAACTAGACCCATCTCTCTCCACCACTGTTTTTCCTTcgtctccatctatctctttcgtcctcttttctttttaccttctccTATTGAGAAGTCTATATCTCTGAATTATCTTTACCACTCTCGCTTACCTTCGGCTCAGTTATAtcacctttgtctctcttttcgtaACCCCAGGGTGGTGTGGTCCTTGTATCCCACGACGAACGGCTCATCCGCATGGTTTGCACCGagctgtgggtgtgtggggaCAAGCAGGTCGTCTGCATGGAGGGTGGCTTCGACGAGTACAGAGCCATTGTGGAGAAGGAGATTCAGGCCACCATATAAAGGGCATTCTAGGCTTCAAACAATTTTTACATAAATGCCATTGACTATACGCTCGCAAGACAAAGTGGAAGTTTTGAATTTTTAtgtataatttccttttttcatattctgttccttctcttaagctttgtttgtttgtttttttgtgtttttttttttccttttattattgacattatcattagcatttttgttattgtttttattaatataaccattactactgttgtaattgttattattattattattggtattattattgtaatcattattaccattacttttttttttttttttttactattatcatcatcattattgttattattgttatcattaataacaatattattattatttatactattgatatttttattactattattaatattatagctATTACTACCATacctactactgttattattgatattattattatttattattattgttgttattgttaaatgttttcttttcttttttttttgcctctgagaccaaattataaataatatagtACATCATGCAGTCCTATTATATGAGTTACAGTAGAGACAGTTAATGTGAGTGCAACTAATGTTagtatttctgaaaaaaaatcaagatacatACCATATGCATAAATGCTTTTATACTGGAAGCAAGTGTttatatgaattacatatatatatctgtctttatgtatttTATTCTTCCCATGCATTTTATTATAAGCTAACTTGTCACCatcttatgattttatttatgacCGATATTATTTTAGTTTGTCCGTTTggtatctttatttcttattttttttatttctccatgTAATGGTgctgaaaatgagagaaatttcCAAAAGGAAAACATGTTGAACATATTATATGCATTCAAATTTGAGTTTTGTTTCATAACCTTTATCAAGTCCCTGTGTACAATATATGTTTACATCAGCATTCCAGTTCAAGGGACCTCATGCAATCCCTTTTAAAGTCAGTaccacacacatattatatataataataagtttagtaataatcattatgcatacatatatatgcccccccccctctctctctctctctctgtctctcagcttctctcctctctctctgtctctctcctctctgtctcgctgtctctgtctgtctgtctgtctctctcttctcttttttcatttcttttttcttttcttttcttttttctcttctcttctcttctcttctcttctcttctcttctcttctcctcttctcttctcttctcatctcatctcttcccttctcttctctcctttcctctcctctcttctcttctcctctactctcttctcctctcctctcctctcctctcctctcctctcctctcctctcctctctctctctcctctcctctcctctcctctcctctcctctcctctcctctcctctcctctcctctcctctcctctcctctcctctcctctcctctcctctcctctcctctcctctcctctcctctcctctcctctcctctcctctcccctctctcctctcctctcctctcctctcctctcct
This portion of the Penaeus vannamei isolate JL-2024 unplaced genomic scaffold, ASM4276789v1 unanchor411, whole genome shotgun sequence genome encodes:
- the LOC113813963 gene encoding ATP-binding cassette sub-family F member 3 isoform X1 is translated as MAVPSQLVREKFPNIDEEIFQYVEGVLTSTEDFESSEDVYDAIGSLLADAVGVEREDEIRKLCDQVMSTLTVSNGTIERKILDAPVQLAEMAANMEVEDEAIKSVWSRERDDTLKVDQKKLDKAEAKLKEKKEKRVNADKKEQAPIIMEMATASQVVSKKDRALDAKGSCNTKDIRIESFDVAYGEKVLIQNATISLAFGRRYALVGRNGLGKTTLLRMIASRTLRIPGHISVLHVEQEVVGDDTLAIESVLECDTQRKNLLDKEKELQTRIANGDSDDTLSSQLSEVYAELQAIEADKAPAKASVILNGLGFNPEMQTRKTREFSGGWRMRIALARALFTQPDLLLLDEPTNMLDMKAIIWLENYLLTWPTTLLVVSHDRHFLDMVPTDVLHLHSQAIDSYKGNYENFSTTREERHKNMQREYEAQSQFRQHVQEFIDKFRYNAKRASLVQSKIKMLEKLPELKPVEKETIVTLRFPEAEKLNSPILQLDEVEFSYKKDVVIFSKVNLSAAMDSRICIVGENGTGKTTLLKILLGDLSPTKGHRFCNRSLRIGYFTQHHVDQLDMRLCPVELLQSKYTGKPVEEYRRQLGAFGVSGDLAVQQLASLSGGQKSRVAFSLICMGNPNFFILDEPTNHLDIETIEALGKAIQKFKGGVVLVSHDERLIRMVCTELWVCGDKQVVCMEGGFDEYRAIVEKEIQATI
- the LOC113813963 gene encoding ATP-binding cassette sub-family F member 3 isoform X2 is translated as MSTLTVSNGTIERKILDAPVQLAEMAANMEVEDEAIKSVWSRERDDTLKVDQKKLDKAEAKLKEKKEKRVNADKKEQAPIIMEMATASQVVSKKDRALDAKGSCNTKDIRIESFDVAYGEKVLIQNATISLAFGRRYALVGRNGLGKTTLLRMIASRTLRIPGHISVLHVEQEVVGDDTLAIESVLECDTQRKNLLDKEKELQTRIANGDSDDTLSSQLSEVYAELQAIEADKAPAKASVILNGLGFNPEMQTRKTREFSGGWRMRIALARALFTQPDLLLLDEPTNMLDMKAIIWLENYLLTWPTTLLVVSHDRHFLDMVPTDVLHLHSQAIDSYKGNYENFSTTREERHKNMQREYEAQSQFRQHVQEFIDKFRYNAKRASLVQSKIKMLEKLPELKPVEKETIVTLRFPEAEKLNSPILQLDEVEFSYKKDVVIFSKVNLSAAMDSRICIVGENGTGKTTLLKILLGDLSPTKGHRFCNRSLRIGYFTQHHVDQLDMRLCPVELLQSKYTGKPVEEYRRQLGAFGVSGDLAVQQLASLSGGQKSRVAFSLICMGNPNFFILDEPTNHLDIETIEALGKAIQKFKGGVVLVSHDERLIRMVCTELWVCGDKQVVCMEGGFDEYRAIVEKEIQATI